A window of Ptychodera flava strain L36383 chromosome 1, AS_Pfla_20210202, whole genome shotgun sequence contains these coding sequences:
- the LOC139142795 gene encoding ankyrin repeat domain-containing protein 65-like, with protein sequence MVKLLLRRGAEVCDVDCHGKTPLHCGSMKGSIGVIEFLLLEGAPVDAVDNFLSTPLHVAAGEGNNEAVKLLIVWGADINARDEDHLTPLHYAAKYGRTKVADTLIAGGANVDAKDMETWTPLHYTSYNGHKDTADVLLQRGADVKSLTAYSNSHLHFAAMRIHPPVVETLLSHGAPVDQCNNANITALIMVAKAGHVGIVRKLVKHGADVNTKDSHKRNALHYAAEKGHLLVAGILLDYSVDTDVKDREGDLPIQLALKNNHHSTATVIYNAMKQSSSCMCTIQ encoded by the coding sequence ATGGTCAAACTGCTCCTGAGGAGAGGAGCTGAAGTTTGTGACGTCGACTGCCACGGGAAGACGCCATTGCATTGCGGGAGCATGAAGGGGAGCATCGGAGTCATCGAGTTCTTACTTCTTGAGGGCGCACCGGTTGATGCAGTTGACAATTTTCTGAGCACCCCTCTTCATGTTGCTGCTGGCGAGGGAAACAATGAAGCTGTCAAACTTCTCATTGTATGGGGTGCCGACATAAATGCACGCGATGAAGACCATCTTACGCCTCTTCACTATGCAGCAAAGTACGGAAGAACAAAAGTAGCGGATACACTCATCGCTGGCGGCGCAAATGTCGACGCAAAAGACATGGAAACTTGGACTCCACTTCACTATACGTCGTACAACGGTCACAAAGATACAGCTGATGTTCTGTTGCAGAGAGGAGCGGATGTGAAATCACTCACCGCTTACAGCAACTCGCATTTACACTTTGCAGCCATGAGAATCCACCCACCAGTCGTAGAAACGCTGCTCAGTCACGGCGCCCCTGTGGACCAGTGTAACAACGCCAATATCACAGCTCTGATCATGGTAGCCAAAGCTGGCCATGTGGGCATAGTCAGGAAACTTGTGAAGCACGGTGCGGATGTGAATACCAAGGACTCTCACAAACGCAACGCGCTCCATTACGCCGCAGAGAAAGGCCATCTCTTGGTTGCTGGGATtctattggactactctgtggaCACGGACGTGAAGGATCGGGAAGGTGACTTACCTATCCAATTAGCATTAAAGAACAATCACCACTCAACAGCGACTGTCATCTACAATGCTATGAAGCAGTCATCTTCATGTATGTGCACCATCCAATAG